One window of Cellulomonas shaoxiangyii genomic DNA carries:
- a CDS encoding DUF3618 domain-containing protein, translating into MSTSDPDQIRADIERTRADLSANVDQLTDSVNPKTVAHRKADEVKGRLADVKERVMGTVSDAGQSVSDKAHGVKDSASSAGSSVGGTIAGAPGNVRDAAAAAPARAREAAAGNPLAAGLVAFGIGWIVGSLLPASQRETQAASAVKDKAQDLAPAVKGAAQEAAENLREPAQEAAGALKERATEGVQSVKDVSQDEVASVKDDAQGARERVQGGSGQDEDQGSQAYSPQGY; encoded by the coding sequence ATGAGCACGAGCGACCCGGACCAGATCCGCGCCGACATCGAGCGCACCCGCGCGGACCTCTCCGCCAACGTCGACCAGCTGACGGACAGCGTCAACCCCAAGACGGTCGCGCACCGCAAGGCCGACGAGGTCAAGGGTCGGCTCGCCGACGTGAAGGAGCGGGTCATGGGCACGGTCAGCGACGCGGGCCAGTCGGTCTCGGACAAGGCGCACGGCGTCAAGGACTCGGCGTCGTCGGCGGGCTCGTCCGTCGGTGGCACCATCGCGGGCGCCCCCGGGAACGTGCGGGACGCGGCTGCGGCCGCCCCCGCCCGTGCCAGGGAGGCGGCCGCGGGCAACCCGCTCGCCGCCGGGCTCGTCGCCTTCGGCATCGGCTGGATCGTCGGCTCCCTGCTGCCCGCCAGCCAGCGGGAGACGCAGGCCGCCTCGGCGGTCAAGGACAAGGCGCAGGACCTCGCGCCCGCGGTGAAGGGCGCCGCCCAGGAGGCCGCCGAGAACCTGCGGGAGCCCGCGCAGGAGGCGGCCGGTGCGCTCAAGGAGCGCGCGACGGAGGGCGTCCAGTCGGTCAAGGACGTCAGCCAGGACGAGGTGGCCTCGGTCAAGGACGACGCCCAGGGTGCGCGCGAGCGCGTCCAGGGCGGCTCCGGCCAGGACGAGGACCAGGGGAGCCAGGCGTACAGCCCCCAGGGCTACTGA
- a CDS encoding phage holin family protein has translation MTTGYGATDPLGAPGAAGSAGFPASTPVGATEAAPDADDRPSIGTLLSEITEDLSTLFRQEVELAKVELTEEAKKAGAGAGMFGGALVAAQLALVFVSISLWWALGALINRGWSALVVAILWGVVAYVLVKRGQKQVKEVRGAPRTAETLKKIPNAARGHEEKNR, from the coding sequence ATGACCACCGGCTACGGGGCCACCGACCCCCTCGGCGCCCCCGGCGCCGCGGGGTCGGCCGGCTTCCCGGCGAGCACGCCGGTCGGCGCGACGGAGGCAGCCCCCGACGCGGACGACCGTCCGTCGATCGGCACGCTCCTCAGCGAGATCACCGAGGACCTGTCGACGCTGTTCCGCCAGGAGGTCGAGCTCGCCAAGGTCGAGCTCACCGAGGAGGCGAAGAAGGCCGGGGCGGGTGCCGGGATGTTCGGCGGCGCGCTCGTCGCGGCCCAGCTCGCGCTGGTGTTCGTGTCGATCTCCCTGTGGTGGGCGCTCGGCGCGCTCATCAACCGGGGCTGGTCGGCCCTCGTCGTGGCGATCCTGTGGGGAGTCGTCGCGTACGTGCTGGTCAAGCGCGGGCAGAAGCAGGTCAAGGAGGTCCGTGGCGCTCCGCGCACGGCCGAGACCCTGAAGAAGATCCCCAACGCCGCCCGAGGACACGAGGAGAAGAACCGATGA